A window from Theobroma cacao cultivar B97-61/B2 chromosome 3, Criollo_cocoa_genome_V2, whole genome shotgun sequence encodes these proteins:
- the LOC18605179 gene encoding long chain base biosynthesis protein 2a — protein sequence MITIPYLTALTTYFSYGLLFAFGQFRDFFRKIFDWWHASNLQGYAPICLGLEDFYFRRLYHRIQDCFGRPISSAPDAWFDVVEPYSNDNNKTMKRTDKINRCLNLGSYNYLGFAASDEYCTPRVIDSLNRFSASTCSTRVDGGTTTVHKELEECVANFVGKPAAIVFGMGYVTNSAILPVLMGKGGLIISDSLNHNSIVNGARGSGATIRVFQHNTPSHLEKVLREQIAEGQPRTHRPWKKIIVVVEGIYSMEGELCKLPEIVAICKKYKAYVYLDEAHSIGAVGKTGRGVCELLGVDTADVDIMMGTFTKSFGSCGGYIAGSKELIQYLKYTCPAHLYATSISPPAARQIISAIKVILGEDGSSRGAQKLARIRENSNFFRSELQKMGFEVLGDNDSTVMPIMLYNPAKIPAFSRECLKQNIAVVTVAFPATPLLLARARICISAAHTKEDLLKALEVISEVGDMVGIKYFPAEPKKLEQGKDTIKLE from the exons ATGATCACAATTCCGTATTTGACCGCTTTAACCACCTACTTCAGCTATGGCCTTCTCTTCGCGTTTGGCCAATTCCGTGATTTCTTCAGGAAAATCTTTGATTGGTGGCATGCCAGCAATCTCcag GGATATGCTCCGATCTGTTTAGGACTTGAAGATTTCTACTTTCGACGCTTGTATCATCGCATTCag GATTGTTTTGGAAGACCGATATCAAGTGCTCCTGATGCATGGTTTGATGTTGTTGAGCCCTACTCCAATgacaataataaaacaatgaA GCGAACTGACAAGATAAATAGGTGTCTGAACTTGGGATCATACAATTATCTTGGCTTTGCGGCATCTGATGAATATTGCACACCCCGTGTAATTGATTCATTAAATAGATTTTCAGCAAGTACCTGTAGTACTCGCGTTGATGGAG GAACTACGACAGTGCATAAAGAACTGGAGGAAtgtgttgcaaactttgtTGGGAAGCCAGCTGCTATAGTCTTTGGCATGGGCTATGTGACAAACTCTGCTATCCTTCCTGTCCTAATGGGAAAG GGAGGGTTGATTATTAGTGATTCATTAAACCACAACTCAATTGTCAATGGTGCTCGAGGCTCAGGAGCTACTATCCGAGTTTTTCAACATAATA CACCTTCTCATTTGGAGAAAGTTCTCAGAGAACAAATCGCTGAGGGACAGCCCAGGACACATAGACCGTGGAAGAAGATAATTGTTGTTGTGGAGGGTATTTATAGTATGGAAGGCGAACTTTGTAAACTTCCTGAGATTGTTGCAATATGCAAGAAGTATAAG GCATATGTTTATTTGGACGAGGCTCACAGCATTGGGGCAGTTGGGAAAACAGGAAGAGGAGTATGTGAGCTCTTAGGAGTGGATACTGCTGATGTGGATATCATGATGGGAACTTTTACAAAATCTTTTGGGTCTTGTGGTGGTTATATTGCTGGATCCAAG GAACTTATACAATATCTCAAGTACACTTGTCCTGCTCATCTATATGCAACATCAATATCGCCTCCAGCTGCACGGCAAATTATATCTGCAATAAAGGTTATTCTTGGAGAGGATGGTTCTAGTAGAG GGGCTCAAAAACTTGCAAGGATACGTGAGAATAGCAACTTTTTCAGGTCAGAGCTGCAAAAGATGGGATTTGAGGTTCTTGGAGATAATGATTCTACTGTGATGCCTATAATGCTTTACAATCCAGCAAAGATCCCGGCATTTTCCCGAGAGTGCCTCAAACAAAAT ATTGCTGTTGTTACAGTTGCTTTCCCTGCCACCCCACTACTTTTGGCCAGGGCACGTATCTGTATATCTGCCGCACATACTAAGGAAGACCTTCTTAAAGCCTTGGAG GTTATCAGTGAGGTCGGGGATATGGTGGGCATAAAATACTTCCCTGCAGAGCCTAAGAAACTGGAGCAGGGGAAAGACACAATCAAGTTGGAGTGA